A genomic region of Plasmodium cynomolgi strain B DNA, chromosome 5, whole genome shotgun sequence contains the following coding sequences:
- a CDS encoding hypothetical protein (putative) — protein sequence MVGKGNFWNAAICLCCLVLVSICSGVKLSRYQHGRPPRRGCLMDLSASGMPRRLRKGEGEPIKGCSSADKGSSADKCIPSDKHNFASQDNPAGRCPPSDRWNILISCYDQWDAFRNSFLLTVDEKQCVRDIKQQIEKTHGIPASFQQILYQGKSLNDDVVIKNLTKGIKIQILNLTLVTMLPHIFPLREDNSVNEWEKKKKKKQLEQKIKYVSYLALLEEYKKLLHHLEKKNYVVSEEDIAHSFSAFDKEFPKMVHAKGINLDKIKKEIEELQHVDKKKLMLRLGVDFPLMSNLLVDRLKELVNFYYLGDIKSVVKFSLFFFILYKYANYPPYASQTSCPPPTSRSSCASSPARVPTDGGGVQRAKRRTKQRAKRRTEQRTKQRTKQ from the exons ATGGTTGGGAAGGGTAACTTCTGGAACGCCGCGATCTGCCTGTGCTGCCTCGTCCTAGTGTCCATATGTAGTGGCGTCAAACTGAGCAGATACCAGCACGGTAGGCCCCCGAGGAGAGGTTGCCTTATGGACTTGTCCGCCAGTGGGATGCCGCGCAGGCTACGCAAGGGGGAGGGAGAGCCAATCAAGGGGTGCAGCAGCGCAGATAAGGGCAGCAGCGCAGATAAGTGTATCCCCTCGGATAAACACAACTTTGCCAGTCAGGACAACCCCGCAGGTAGGTGCCCCCCCTCCGATCGCTGGAACATCCTAATCAGCTGCTACGATCAGTGGGACGCCTTCCGCAACAGCTTCCTCCTGACAGTGGATGAAAAACAGTGTGTGCGGGACATTAAGCAGCAGATCGAAAAGACCCACGGAATCCCTGCATCCTTCCAGCAAATTTTGTACCAAGGGAAATCGCTAAATGATGACGTGGTGATCAAAAATTTAACCAAAGGCATAAAAATTCagattttaaatttaacCCTCGTGACGATGCTGCCGCATATCTTTCCCTTACGTGAAGACAACTCAGTCAatgaatgggaaaaaaaaaaaaaaaaaaaacagttggAACAAAAAATCAAGTATGTTAGCTATCTAGCTCTTCttgaagaatataaaaagctGCTACaccatttggagaaaaagaattatgtCGTTTCTGAGGAAGACATTGCTCACTCGTTCAGTGCATTCGATAAAGAATTTCCCAAAATGGTACATGCTAAGGGGATAAACTtggataaaataaagaaagaaatagaGGAGCTGCAACATGTGgataagaaaaaactgaTGCTGCGTCTGGGAGTGGATTTTCCACTAATGAGTAATCTCCTAGTCGACAGACTCAAGGAGCTTGTGAATTTCTACTACCTAGGCGACATAAAATCTGTTGTTAAATTTTCTCTGTTCTTTTTCATCCTGTATAAGTATGCCAATTACCCTCCTTAT GCCTCACAAACTTCCTGTCCGCCTCCTACCAGCAGATCCTCATGTGCCAGTAGCCCCGCAAGGGTGCCCACGGATGGGGGCGGGGTGCAAAGAGCGAAGCGGAGAACGAAGCAAAGAGCGAAGCGGAGAACGGAGCAGAGAACAAAGCAGAGAACGAAGCAGTGA
- a CDS encoding vacuolar sorting protein (putative), translating into MYSRNYLCEHDEWGVEGEGLPTDITGGGRKGSKATRKDGTLGKEPQMGSTENLSPGSEAKLVRGSSKQSESLPGGEERYARRHVSVRKASIQGASMRCATDRNSPGSSLWFDSNESVRSQGGRKTKEKRKGERKGERKGEQKGEQKGEQKGEQKGERINQAVEHTTDVLSKDLGQRLSQVKAKINSAFDLWESSNPLGHPEGELQQLEEEEEGRLLLRRKTNLYNYKFSEGGEPSSEADRSGHWGELNQIGSFAELSQVGGFAELSQCGELNFGGSARSGGGAPRGSHHHGGKHIDAALRSQDLCHVDDMNGERREPCEGNSAKWNEPPSGEVRTNKENSHVYVKQKLTKEVAPSGGRRGPSSVHRNQAKNTPSIRSLHHSNMSSQQNGSARGSVSSLRSHHTDHPKKQEEKITQSKKEGVSVRGANGLMRSISTTLSERSGKPNAQTSVIMSSSSSRGDDPSGMQRPFPCADSKEARGKVSTKMKKEKNKKKNDSDRSNNGSSNIGNNSNNSNSSSGNNSNNSNNSNNSSGNNKLVPSSDDEGRVLDTTEVSEERKFFHEIKAYLNYKSGVGALDEEHAAHPDDAAHSDGAAHSDDAAHSDDAAHSDDAAHPDGASAGVPTQRGDNNSLEWDTQLRSSENVAKRRSASRKKQPVRQSSSVEGEAVLPKGGSYSSRGDAVPKSSAGERHTDPTSHQRSGGGKRVSQNVGQEFQKGKEQKGRHVEKQYSEMNARGMHPPKGYTKLTPRQEKIEHVGGLIDLSEEEGARETLHLVDYLESNGRERTGGHLPHHGMERSPPLIDLALAEETNGAEWGGGAPSADVRDGDEKFGEKFGEKSSEVSANDLHPAAELSRKSATKGVAVEEERKKDGNTPGSLGTEQTEQHSPRMDGCTNDVGNNAGEVSCPGGENGLRIRFPFPQRGKKFKDIFISLIKRGDVGRSPEEGRSQEEGRSPDEGKAHEEGRTQEDGKTQEEGRTQEEGRTPEEGEEKHTKMVKETSDLSFETNSASRKKPNTLYNNFLESLKHPSCRHVIDKVRTFIQRFPKDVSRDVAANQIHGFINETQPILLNCHIYRSVNKYQANVIIEGYEKFLLQKLHPYVYRMETKDKDEDEKIYTKINCLQWVELKHLEIEEGIQLDRLKHAQAELMRIQKMRAPNDKLIMILNCCRIVTSAVYAAKKSSRRNRGGKSHGLDKRSDLGITQENAETTVESDAGEEQQCSGAEPDVAKDEKDIAKAEWDTAKAEWDTAKAERHTAKAERHTAKAERHTAKAEWDTAKAEWDTAKAEWDTAKAERDTAKAEADAELDDDELLPCADEVLPVLIYVIIKANPPELISNIAYIQSFRHPNHFVSEEAYSFTQFCSGVEFIKELGKTTFLNLPEEEYKEKVSQAEQFYLNEVKESNKKLQEAAGKLTDFIKHANEKKLCVNVINKIEALQLRFEGEDNFNELTVSKLGAIFEEYKMLVRLKNEILRDMQEHEQAVSGGDRSGAGD; encoded by the exons ATGTACTCAAGGAATTATTTGTGCGAGCATGATGAGTGGGGGGTGGAGGGAGAAGGGTTACCTACTGACATCacaggagggggaagaaaaggaagtaaaGCGACACGGAAAGATG GTACCCTTGGGAAGGAACCACAGATGGGCAGCACTGAAAATTTATCTCCAGGAAGTGAAGCCAAGTTGGTGAGAGGAAGCAGCAAGCAGAGTGAGAGCCTTcctgggggggaggagcgCTATGCTAGGCGTCACGTTTCTGTGAGGAAGGCCTCTATACAGGGTGCCTCCATGAGGTGCGCCACCGACCGGAACTCCCCGGGCAGCTCCCTCTGGTTCGACTCGAACGAGAGTGTTCGAtcgcagggggggagaaaaacaaaagagaaaCGGAAAGGCGAACGGAAAGGGGAACggaaaggggaacaaaaaggggaacagaaAGGGGAACAGAAAGGGGAACAGAAAGGGGAACGGATTAACCAAGCAGTCGAGCACACAACGGATGTGTTAAGCAAAGACCTCGGACAGCGACTCAGTCAagtgaaagcaaaaattaattcagCCTTCGACCTGTGGGAGAGTAGCAACCCCTTGGGTCACCCCGAGGGAGAGCTGCAGCAgctggaagaagaagaagaaggtcGCCTCCTCCTCAGAAGGAAAACCAACCTGTATAACTACAAGTTCagcgaggggggggagcctTCCAGCGAGGCCGACCGGAGTGGACATTGGGGGGAGCTCAACCAGATTGGGAGCTTTGCCGAGCTCAGCCAGGTTGGGGGATTTGCCGAGCTCAGCCAGTGTGGCGAACTCAATTTCGGCGGTAGCGCGCGCAGTGGGGGAGGAGCCCCGCGTGGAAGTCATCACcatggggggaagcacatcGACGCGGCTTTGCGCAGCCAGGACTTGTGCCACGTGGATGATATGAATGGAGAACGCAGGGAACCGTGCGAAGGGAATAGTGCCAAGTGGAACGAACCTCCTAGTGGGGAAGTCAGAACAAATAAGGAGAATTCCCATGTATATGTTAAACAGAAGCTAACGAAGGAGGTTGCCCCGAGTGGAGGAAGGAGGGGTCCCTCAAGTGTGCATAGAAACCAAGCAAAGAATACTCCCTCTATTAGAAGCTTGCATCATAGCAACATGAGCAGtcagcaaaatggaagcgCGAGAGGGTCCGTGAGCTCACTGAGGAGTCACCATACGGACCATCCCAAAAAGcaagaggagaaaataacgcagtcaaaaaaagaaggtgtGAGTGTTAGGGGTGCAAATGGATTAATGAGGTCTATATCCACCACTCTATCGGAGAGGTCGGGGAAGCCGAACGCACAAACTAGCGTTATCatgagcagcagcagcagcaggggTGATGATCCGAGTGGGATGCAAAGACCGTTCCCCTGTGCCGACTCGAAGGAGGCGAGAGGAAAAGTGAgcaccaaaatgaagaaggagaagaataagaagaaaaacgacaGTGATAGAAGTAACAACGGTAGCAGCAACATCGGcaacaacagcaacaacagcaacagcagcagcggcaacaacagcaacaacagcaacaacagcaacaacaGCAGCGGCAACAACAAGCTCGTGCCTTCGTCGGATGATGAGGGACGTGTTCTCGACACCACGGAGGTCAGCGAGGagcgtaaattttttcacgaaATTAAGGCGTACCTCAATTATAAGAGCGGGGTGGGGGCGCTAGACGAGGAGCACGCTGCTCACCCGGATGACGCGGCCCACTCGGATGGCGCTGCTCACTCGGATGACGCTGCTCACTCGGATGACGCTGCTCACTCGGATGACGCGGCTCACCCGGATGGCGCATCTGCGGGAGTGCCAACCCAGAGGGGCGACAATAACTCCCTCGAGTGGGACACCCAATTGAGGAGCTCCGAAAACGTAGCCAAACGGAGAAGCGCTTCTAGGAAGAAGCAGCCCGTCAGGCAGTCATCGTCAGTCGAGGGGGAGGCGGTACTACCCAAAGGGGGTAGCTATAGCAGTAGAGGCGACGCAGTGCCAAAGTCAAGTGCAGGGGAGAGGCATACCGACCCCACCTCTCACCAAAGAAGTGGCGGAGGAAAGCGTGTCTCTCAAAACGTAGGGCAGGAGttccaaaagggaaaggaacaaaaaggcaGGCACGTCGAAAAACAGTACAGCGAAATGAACGCACGAGGGATGCATCCCCCCAAGGGATATACAAAGTTAACCCCAAGACAGGAAAAAATCGAACACGTCGGGGGGTTGATCGACCTCtcggaggaggaaggggcAAGGGAGACGCTGCACTTAGTGGATTATTTAGAAAGCAACGGAAGGGAACGAACTGGGGGTCACCTGCCCCATCATGGGATGGAAAGGAGCCCCCCTTTGATCGACCTTGCATTGGCGGAGGAAACGAACGGAGCTgaatggggggggggagctcCAAGTGCCGATGTGAGAGATGGGGATGAGAAGTTCGGCGAGAAGTTCGGAGAGAAGTCCAGCGAGGTCAGCGCGAATGACCTGCACCCCGCTGCAGAGCTGAGTAGGAAGAGCGCAACGAAGGGAGTGGcggtggaagaagaaaggaagaaggatgGCAATACCCCAGGCAGTCTTGGCACAGAACAGACGGAGCAACACTCTCCTCGTATGGATGGATGCACCAACGATGTGGGGAACAACGCAGGGGAGGTCTCCTGTCCGGGGGGGGAAAACGGGCTGAGGATCAGATTCCCATTTCcacagaggggaaaaaaatttaaggacATTTTCATTTCGCTCATTAAGAGGGGCGATGTGGGAAGAAGCCCCGAGGAGGGTAGAAGCCAAgaggagggaagaagcccCGATGAGGGAAAAGCCCACGAGGAGGGAAGAACCCAAGAGGACGGAAAAACCCAAGAGGAGGGAAGAACCCAAGAGGAGGGAAGAACCCccgaggagggggaagaaaaacacacaaaaatggtaaaagaaACGAGTGACCTCTCCTTCGAAACCAACTCAGCCAGCAGAAAAAAACCAAACACATTGTATAACAACTTTTTAGAGAGTCTGAAGCATCCCTCATGTAGACACGTAATCGACAAGGTAAGGACATTCATTCAGAGATTCCCCAAAGATGTCAGCAGAGATGTGGCAGCCAACCAAATACATGGGTTCATAAATGAGACACAACCGATTCTGCTAAATTGTCACATCTACAGAAGTGTGAACAAATACCAAGCTAATGTAATCATAGAGGGgtatgaaaaatttcttctgcAAAAGTTGCATCCCTATGTGTATAGAATGGAGACTAAGGACAAAGAcgaggatgaaaaaatatacacgaAAATTAATTGCCTGCAGTGGGTTGAACTAAAGCATTTGGAGATAGAGGAGGGCATCCAATTGGATCGACTAAAACACGCACAGGCGGAACTCATGCGCATACAGAAAATGAGAGCCCCTAACGATAAGCTCATTATGATACTTAATTGCTGCCGCATCGTTACATCTGCGGTTTACGCGGCGAAGAAGAGTTCGAGGCGCAACCGGGGGGGGAAGTCACACGGGTTGGACAAACGGAGCGATTTAGGCATTACCCAGGAGAACGCCGAAACGACCGTTGAAAGTGACGcaggggaggagcagcagtgTAGCGGAGCTGAACCGGACGTTGCGAAAGATGAAAAGGACATCGCCAAAGCTGAATGGGACACCGCCAAAGCCGAATGGGACACCGCCAAAGCTGAGCGGCACACCGCCAAAGCTGAACGGCACACCGCCAAAGCTGAACGGCACACCGCCAAAGCCGAATGGGACACCGCCAAAGCCGAATGGGACACCGCCAAAGCCGAATGGGACACCGCCAAAGCCGAACGGGACACCGCCAAAGCTGAAGCGGACGCTGAACTGGATGACGACGAGCTGCTGCCTTGCGCAGATGAAGTGCTCCCCGTGCTCATCTACGTCATTATCAAGGCCAACCCACCAGAACTCATTTCTAACATCGCCTACATCCAAAGCTTTAGGCATCCGAACCATTTCGTGTCGGAAGAAGCCTACTCCTTCACCCAGTTTTGCAGTGGCGTGGAGTTCATTAAAGAACTCGGAAAGACCACCTTCCTAAACCTCCCCGAAGAAGAATACAAAGAAAAGGTATCCCAAGCTGAGCAGTTCTACCTGAACGAAGTTAAAGAGAGCAACAAGAAGCTGCAAGAAGCGGCGGGAAAACTCACCGACTTCATCAAGCACGCCAATGAGAAGAAACTCTGTGTGAAtgttattaacaaaatagaGGCTCTACAGTTGCGTTTCGAGGGGGAGGACAACTTCAACGAGCTGACCGTCTCGAAGTTAGGCGCCATTTTCGAGGAGTACAAGATGCTCGTGCGGCTGAAGAATGAGATTTTGCGGGACATGCAAGAGCACGAGCAGGCGGTCAGTGGAGGGGATAGAAGCGGTGCAGGGGATTGA
- a CDS encoding dihydrolipoamide dehydrogenase (putative), translated as MERGLKVIIFTGDQNNIGGTCVNVGCIPSKALLYATGKYRELKNMAKLYTYGIYTDAFSKNEKKDPVERNQFLADSVHIDIAKLKKYTQNVINKLKGGIENGLKNKKFCKNSEHVQVNYERGHIVEKNIIKGEKSGKEYKVKNIIIATGSTPHIPDNIEVDERTVFTSDQAVKLEGLQKYIGIIGMGIIGIEFTDIYTALGSEIVSFDYSPQLLPMLDADVANYFERVFIKSKPMRMHLNTSIEYVLPARGTQPVIIGHRERNSREEATPGHVKNHIRETRVDSCLVATGRKPNTSNMGLEQLQIQTNRGYVCVDEHLRVKGENQRVYDNIFCIGDANGRQMLAHTASHQALKVVDWIAAKGDEPHKSLHSSDSHSGVPSSDSHSGVPSSDSHSDVPSNGSRSEWASKPIVYRNIPSVCYTTPELAFVGLTEKEAKKLHPPENVGTEISFYKANSKVLCEHNDVSFPELSKNNSYNKGKYNSVDNTCGMVKIIYLKDSKEILGLFIVGSYASILIHEGVLALNLKLSVIDLAHMVHSHPTISEVLDTAFKAIARLHIAGLKNVKIFTGGRDDDPWVEGVELGICNEFLIQVFEEKLVRMLRQTKL; from the exons ATGGAGAGAGGATTaaaagttattatttttacaggAGACCAAAATAACATAGGAGGGACTTGTGTTAACGTTGGATGCATCCCCAGCAAGGCACTCCTATACGCCACAGGCAAATACAgagagttaaaaaatatggccAAGCTGTATACATATGGCATTTACACGGATGCAttcagcaaaaatgaaaagaaagatCCTGTTGAAAGAAATCAGTTTCTAGCTGACAGTGTTCATATAGACATCGCAAAGTTGAAGAAGTACACACAAAACgtaattaacaaattaaaggGAGGAATTGAAAATggattgaaaaataaaaaattttgcaaaaattctGAACATGTGCAGGTAAATTATGAACGTGGTCATAtagtggagaaaaatattattaaaggagaaaaaagtggaaaggaatacaaagtgaaaaatataatcatagCAACAGGGTCCACTCCACATATCCCAGACAATATCGAAGTGGATGAAAGAACTGTTTTTACTAGTGATCAAGCAGTGAAATTGGAAGGACTGCAAAAATACATAGGGATAATCGGCATGGGAATAATAGGAATTGAATTTACAGACATTTACACAGCCCTGGGGTCTGAAATCGTCTCCTTTGATTACTCTCCTCAGTTGTTACCAATGCTTGATGCTGACGTGGCGAACTACTTCGAACGTGTGTTTATTAAGTCCAAGCCGATGCGTATGCACCTGAACACTAGCATTGAGTACGTGCTGCCAGCCAGGGGTACCCAGCCGGTCATCATCGGTCACAGGGAGAGAAACAGCAGGGAAGAGGCCACCCCAGGTCACGTCAAGAATCATATCAGGGAAACACGTGTAGACAGCTGCCTAGTGGCTACAGGAAGGAAACCCAACACGAGTAATATGGGACTCGAACAGTTGCAAATACAAACGAATAGAGGATACGTGTGTGTGGACGAACATCTGAGGGTGAAGGGAGAAAACCAAAGGGTGTACGACAACATATTTTGCATAGGAGATGCCAATGGGCGGCAGATGCTGGCACACACGGCGTCGCACCAAGCGCTGAAGGTGGTCGATTGGATAGCAGCCAAGGGGGACGAGCCACACAAGAGTCTCCACTCGAGCGATTCACACAGCGGTGTCCCCTCGAGCGATTCACACAGCGGTGTCCCCTCGAGCGATTCACACAGCGATGTCCCCTCGAACGGTTCCCGCAGCGAATGGGCTAGTAAACCAATCGTATACAGGAACATCCCCTCGGTGTGCTACACCACCCCTGAGTTGGCATTCGTGGGACTCACGGAAAAGGAAGCCAAGAAGTTACACCCCCCAGAAAACGTCGGCACAGAGATCTCATTTTACAAAGCCAACTCTAAGGTCCTCTGTGAACATAACGATGTCAGTTTTCCAGAACTCtccaaaaataattcatacaACAAAGGGAAGTATAACAGTGTCGATAATACATGTGGAATggtgaaaattatttacctAAAGGATAGCAAAGAAATTTTGGGACTATTCATCGTGGGTAGTTAtgcttccattttgattCACGAGGGTGTGTTGGCTTTGAATCTGAAGCTGTCCGTGATTGACTTGGCTCACATGGTTCACTCGCACCCCACCATTAGCGAGGTCCTCGACACGGCCTTCAAGGCCATCGCGCGG CTACACATTGCAGGgcttaaaaatgttaaaattttcactgGAGGTAGAGACGACGACCCCTGGGTGGAGGGGGTGGAACTTGGCATCTGTAATGAATTTCTGATTCAGGTGTTCGAAGAGAAGCTGGTCAGGATGCTTCGTCAGACCAAACTCTAG
- a CDS encoding SNF7 family protein (putative), with amino-acid sequence MGGYFSKDLEECLRNEKRNLNRSIRELEREIFKLTKEQNRIEKDIKINSKRNDNISMIKLQSVKSSEQLGRSLTEINRVIKRVNGYIKLSSLNKSINEYQKENTEVSLKEDMLDDLFETFDYDSEMVAEEDELVTKVLEGMGIQMNAKLDDIPTPGELPKTHVDHVGVADLEARLNNLRLGKP; translated from the exons atGGGAGGGTATTTCTCCAAGGACCTGGAGGAGTGCCTGCGAAATGAAAAGAGGAACCTTAACAGATCGATCAGGGAGTTGGAACGGGAGATATTTAAACTAACTAAAGAACAGAACAGGATAGAAAAAgacattaaaataaattccaaACGAAATGATAACATATCTATG ATAAAGCTACAGAGTGTTAAGTCATCGGAGCAACTTGGACGGAGTCTCACCGAAATCAACAGAGTAATTAAGAGAGTAAATGGATACATAAAACTAAGTTCCTTGAATAAATCCATTAATGAATATCAGAAGGAGAACACTGAGGTGTCACTGAAGGAGGATATGCTCGATGATTTATTTGAGACGTTTGATTATGACTCCGAGATGGTTGCGGAGGAGGATGAGCTTGTTACTAAGGTCCTGGAGGGCATGGGTATCCAGATGAATGCTAAGTTAGATGACATCCCCACCCCAGGGGAACTTCCCAAGACGCACGTGGACCACGTGGGTGTCGCCGACTTGGAGGCGCGACTCAACAACCTGCGCCTCGGGAAGCCATAA
- a CDS encoding WD domain G-beta repeat domain containing protein (putative), giving the protein MNDELDVDEEAYDMLFSPLTPWPCLSLDFVLSTPDGGHPSVGDAKKKGRDKGSCSSVTYPLQITCVAGSQAAKGSQNEIYLLRKKEHVVCKAIKHPYGGLNRIKTCKKINSLIATWCDDSKVYIYELSEEIRHLDERPYNEEVVKKPLHVFGGHTSEGFSLDWNPVHAAKLLSGDNDGNLFLWLPDNNVKWTYERLNVEVGSDQSEDNNGGKGKGRKKHSIEDVQWSKGGNGFGHVFAMCSSDKSVRIIDTRDLKKNQEKTDGRNYAHIHIADAHAADVNVISWNENVDFLIASGGDDSVVKIWDTRNVSNAVGALKFHKRPISAVSWNQSDTYVILAASLDNSISIWDLSVETESLEFGLTKHPDQLLFEHLNQKFITDAKFHPLHPGCVRTRAMALKAVSRTSLMVGCE; this is encoded by the exons ATGAATGACGAACTAGACGTGGATGAGGAGGCATACGACATGCTCTTCAGCCCTTTGACCCCCTGGCCCTGCCTATCCCTCGACTTCGTTCTGAGCACACCTGATGGAGGTCACCCCTCGGTAGGTGACGCCAAGAAGAAGGGGCGTGACAAGGGGAGCTGCTCCTCAGTGACGTACCCGCTGCAGATCACCTGCGTGGCGGGGAGCCAAGCTGCCAAGGGGagccaaaatgaaatataccTCCTCAG AAAGAAGGAACACGTCGTATGCAAAGCGATCAAGCACCCATACGGAGGATTAAACAGAATAaaaacatgcaaaaaaattaactctCTCATTGCCACATGGTGTGATGATAGCaaggtatatatttatgagtTATCGGAGGAGATAAGACATCTCGATGAGAGACCATACAATGAGGAGGTAGTCAAAAAACCATTGCATGTGTTTGGGGGTCACACCAGTGAAGGGTTTAGTTTAGATTGGAATCCCGTTCACGCGGCTAAGCTGTTAAGCGGAGATAATGATGGGAACCTCTTTCTTTGGCTACCCGATAATAACGTTAAGTGGACGTATGAGCGGTTGAATGTCGAGGTGGGTAGTGATCAGAGCGAGGACAATAATGgtggaaagggaaaaggaagaaagaaacaCAGCATTGAGGACGTACAGTGGAGCAAAGGAGGAAACGGGTTCGGTCATGTATTCGCCATGTGCTCCTCGGACAAAAGTGTAAGGATAATAGACACACGAGActtaaaaaagaatcaagaaaaaacagatgGAAGGAACTAcgcacacatacacatagcAGATGCACATGCAGCAGATGTGAACGTTATATCGTGGAATGAAAACGTCGATTTTTTGATTGCATCAGGGGGAGATGATTCTGTTGTTAAAATATGGGACACAAGAAATGTCAGCAATGCAGTAGGTGCATTAAAATTCCATAAGAGACCCATTTCGGCTGTTTCTTGGAATCAAAGTGATACTTACGTGATCCTAGCTGCTAGCTTGGATAACTCCATTTCCATTTGGGACCTCTCTGTTGAGACTGAGTCCCTAGAGTTTGGTCTGACGAAGCATCCTGACCAGCTTCTCTTCGAACACCTGAATCAGAAATTCATTACAGATGCCAAGTTCCACCCCCTCCACCCAGGG TGCGTGCGCACCCGCGCGATGGCCTTGAAGGCCGTGTCGAGGACCTCGCTAATGGTGGGGTGCGAGTGA
- a CDS encoding phosphopantothenoylcysteine decarboxylase (putative), giving the protein MNLLIGVSASIAAIKLGEVKERLKERCRESNLQVEIKYVATTLAYDTFLKKVDFCEEVLLDRDEWTWEKMGDEILHVELRKWADLFVICPMDANTLASVASGACPNLLTCICRCWDFRKPLLVFPCMNTYMYDHPITREQLKRITSWGVKVVEPVEKLLACGDYGIGALPPVEDVVEKIVQYIKRHQLEVAKKEINTT; this is encoded by the exons ATGAACCTCCTCATCGGTGTGAGCGCCAGCATCGCTGCCATCAAACTTGGAGAAGTGAAGGAACGACTAAAGGAAAGGTGCCGGGAGAGCAACCTTCaggtggaaataaaatacgtGGCGACTACTCTGGCATACGATacctttttgaagaaggtGGACTTTTGTGAGGAGGTTCTTTTGGATAGGGACGAGTGGACATGGGAGAAGATGGGGGATGAAATTTTACATGTCGAGTTGAGGAAGTGGGCTGACCTGTTCGTTATTTGTCCGATGGATGCCAACACACTGGCGTCTGTGGCCTCCGGGGCCTGCCCCAACCTGCTG ACCTGCATCTGCCGGTGCTGGGACTTCAGGAAGCCCCTGCTGGTCTTCCCCTGCATGAATACGTATATGTACGACCACCCCATAACGCGGGAGCAGCTGAAGCGAATAACATCCTGGGGTGTGAAGGTCGTGGAACCCGTGGAGAAGCTCCTCGCTTGCGGAGACTACG GAATAGGAGCCCTGCCCCCTGTGGAGGACGtcgttgaaaaaattgtacagtATATAAAAAGGCACCAGCTGGAGGtggcgaaaaaggaaattaacaCTACGTAG